GAAATGCTCAGTCTAATGAATCCACAATCTAACAAGTCCTGTAACTGcactttcaactcttttaactcagTGGGTGACATTCGATACGGTGGTATAGAGATTGGTGCTGTACCCGGATACACttctatagcaaattcaacctctctgtCAGGTGGTAACCCCGGTAGTTCTTCAGGAAATACATCTGGAAACTCACATACAGTTCTGATCTGACTACACTGACTACCCACCGAATCAGAATTAATAACATAAGCTAGATATGCTGTACAACCCTGTCGAAGCAATTTACTAGCCTTGATTGCTGAAATAATACGTGTCGATCCATTAGTACAGATACCATTCACCTCAATGCTGTCCCCATCTTCTGTCTGAATACTAAACTTCTTTTTATAACAATCTAATACCACTCCATGTTCAgacaaccaatccatccccagtATTATATCAAAATCCCCAAATGGCATAATCAACAGGTCAATaggaaaagttttattttgtataattaacgGGCATCTCGGACAAACCTGATTCACTAATACTGTTTGCCCCAACGGACTCGACACTTCTACAGTCACTCTAGATACTTCAGAATTAAATTTTCccaattcaactaattttgaatttatataagaGTGGGAAGATCcggatcaattaaagcataaacagtacgtaatatagtaaaatataccatTACTACATCGTATGCCGCCTTCTTCCGATGTTCGACCACATAAGCTCAAGGGTACTTTAGCTTCGATCATTGGGTACCAATATCATTGCTCCTTCTACTACCTCCTCCCCTTGAAACCAAGCTACCTCTACCTGTCCCTCTGCCTCTAGCAGTAGATACTGATCTCTATGATGTCACGGGTGCAGTACTATCAGCTTTCGGACAGTCTCTAATGAAATGGTCTGTAGAACCACATCGGAAACAACCTCTAGTTAATTTCCAGCATTCCCCTCTGTGTTTCTTTCCACAGTGCTGACAGTCTGGAATTTCTATTTCTCGAGAATGACCTCTCACACTGCCAGTAGATACTGTCGTCTGTCTTCCTCTACTTCTACCGCCTCTGTCTGATCTGAAACTGGATCTCCAACCACCTTGAGACTCCTTTGGTCTTTTCGGCTGAGGGTTTGAACTCGTAGTTCCTGTACGCTTCCCGGTTGGTTTAACAACTTCAGTCTTTTTATCAAGGCCCAGAACTTGTTCCACCATTTTAGCCCTCTCAATCAGATCTACTAACTCAGTGATCCGATGAGATACTAACTGTACCTTGATTTCGTCTCGCAAACCCCGTAAAAATCTTTTGCAACTATCAACTTCTGTCGGAATAAACTCGGAGGCATATCTGCTGAGTCTCGAGAATTCCCTCTCACAATCTATTACTGACATATCACCCTGTTGTAACATTAAAAATTCTTGTTTCTTATCTTCGATATACATCTCTCcgatatatttcttttgaaattctttCTGAAATAAATCCCACGTTATCTGATTCTCTGGTAGATGTCGAACTACTGATTCCCACCATAAATAAGCTTCCCCTTGTAACAACGATACAACACAGATTAAACACTCCCGGGGGGTACAGTCCAACTGCTGTAAAATTCTCTTAGTCGACTCCATCCAATTTTCAGCTGCGGATGGATCGACTCCTTTTAGACCCATAAATTCAGTGGCACCATATTTTCTCAGTTCCTTTATTGGGGCCCGTCTTTGAGTAGGTACTGGAGTCGTAGCAGGAGTAGTCCCCGCTACTCTTTGTAGTGCATCGCTATAATTCTCGATGAATTGAGATTCATCTCTATCTCTAGCATTTTCTCGTTCTACATTAGGAGGTTGGTTACCCAATGATTCATACTCGGTGCAACAGATTACATTTCATCTAATTCTCTATCTTCATATACATTCTTTCATCAAGATCATTTATTCTTTCTTCgacatctttaatttataaacaaagcaaacaaatagGTCAAGATCCAAAATCCCGACTCAATTTAGACTCGACGATGGCATGTACATCTAGACTCAATTCCAAGCTCGATTTAgcccgagaatcgactaaacctgatagctctgataccaacaattgtaacaccccctaaccccgaaccatcgccggaacagggttatgaggcattaccggacatatcagacagtttacaaaatttcttaaataacTAACAatcatattgaaataaaatcataaattcatatgttTGTTTACCAATTGACTtcatctctctctttttttttttataaattttataaaaatttcggcagcatttctgcttatttttacatagaaccccctgcaattaaaaccatatcttttccaaatataaccaaatcaaccaattcattccacattcacattttc
The Gossypium raimondii isolate GPD5lz chromosome 8, ASM2569854v1, whole genome shotgun sequence DNA segment above includes these coding regions:
- the LOC128043136 gene encoding uncharacterized protein LOC128043136 — protein: MGLKGVDPSAAENWMESTKRILQQLDCTPRECLICVVSLLQGEAYLWWESVVRHLPENQITWDLFQKEFQKKYIGEMYIEDKKQEFLMLQQGDMSVIDCEREFSRLSRYASEFIPTEVDSCKRFLRGLRDEIKVQLVSHRITELVDLIERAKMVEQVLGLDKKTEVVKPTGKRTGTTSSNPQPKRPKESQGGWRSSFRSDRGGRSRGRQTTVSTGSVRGHSREIEIPDCQHCGKKHRGECWKLTRGCFRCGSTDHFIRDCPKADSTAPVTS